CCTGGTCCTTCTCCGTCCCCCGAGGGCAGCTCACGGGGTTCGGTTGGATCCGCCATTCGTGACAGCTTTGATTAGAACGCATTTTATCGGTAGTTGCGCCTGTGTCTTCCTCCCCTGGGACCATTCCCAATCGGAGCGAGACCGAGCTGCAGCAGTGGCAGCGTGAGGGGCGGCTCCAGGTCCGCAGCGCGACAGCGTTCCGTGCGCTCGCCCAAGAGCAGGGACTCGAGCAGGCCTACCGCGAAACCCATGTGGTCGTCGCCAGCGATGCCGAGCTCACGCAGCAGGCCTCCTTGGTGCTGCATCTGGGCCCCAGCGACCCACCGATCCGGGTGCGCCAAGTGCGATTTGGCCCCGCCGAAGGTCATGGCGGCCACGGCAATACCGACCTGTTAATTCCGATGGGATCGGGGGGAGCCCCCCTGCTCAGCGCCCTGCTGAAGGGTCAACGCCTCCCTCTCTCGATCGGCGGGGCCCCAAGCCAGCAGCAGCCCAAGGTCGAGCTGGAAACCGAACTGGGATTAGCGGAGATCCCCTGCGGCCGCCTGCTGCTGCACCGCGGCATCTGCGAAAACGGCGTCGTGGCCGTCAGCAGCCGGGAAGGACTGACGCCGACGCCCTGGGGGCCGGTGCTGGGGCCATGGACCAGCGCCCTCTACAGCTGTAGGGGCCCCGGCAGCATTGGTCTGAGCATGCCTGGACTCCAGGACCTCGGAGCGGGATCCCCTGTGCTGGTTGGAGGAGCGATCGGCTGGGTCAGTGGACCGGGGAGCGGTCACAACCCCGCAACCAAACGCAGCCCCAGTGGCCATGCCCTTGGCCCAGGGGCCTGCTGCGCCCTTCAGGTGGACCTCCACGGGCTGAAGCCTTCGGCGATCCGCTCCACCCGTTTGCCCGATGGCAGTAGCGGGCTGCTGGTGGCCATTGCCGCACCCATTCCGCTGTTGAACCGCAGCAGGGCCGAGCAACTGCTGGCTCCAGCAGAGGCACTCTCCGCACCTCTGTTGGACTTCGGGATCCCACGGCGCGTCCGCCCCAGCCCAGCGAGCGCGACCTACGCAGAACTCCTCAGCGGCAGCATTCGTCTTGGCGAGCGGCAACTCAGCGCCGCACCGGCCCACAGCCCGAGGCTGGCGGAAGAGGCGGCCGCCCAACTCCAGGAAATGCTGCAAAGCGGAGACTTCCCCCTGCGCTTGCCCCTCGCCCCGCTCCCCAGTGATCGGACTGTGCGGGCGCTGAACTAACCCTGCCGGAACCATCACAGACCAAAAACGGCCGTAAGCTCCCGTTTCCGTTGCGTTCTAACCAAAGCCATGGCTGATGCTGCTGCCCCCCAGCCGGACGCCGAGCAGCAGCCCGAACTCGAGGCTCTGGAGACCGGCGCGTCAGAAGCGACCCCTGACTTGAGCGAAACCGTCGCCGCCGAAGCCGACGCCCCGGCCGACGTCATTCAGGCCGAGCCGATCGTTGAGGTGGTGGAAGAGAAGCAAGAGGAGGCACCCCCGGTCCCCGCAGCCGTCCTTGAGGAGCCGGCAGCCCCCGAGCCCGAGCCCGAGCCGGCGAACGTCTGGACCCCACAGGTGGCGAGCACGACCGATGTTCCGGCCAGCCCTGCAGCCGTGTCCTCGGAAGGAGAGGGCGGCGAGTGGGAACTGCTGGTCGAGAAGGTCAAGCAGTGGATCGCCAGCGGCCAAATCCAGCAGCAGTGGGAGACGGCCCGCACCCCCATCACCCTGCTGGCGGGGCTGATCGGCGTCCTGCTGGTCCTGCGCGTCTACAGCGCCCTGCTGGGGGTGGTTGAAAGCCTGCCGCTGCTCCCCGGACTGCTGGAGCTAGTCGGGGTCATCAGCGTGGTTCGCTTCAGCCTGACCCGCCTGGTCAAGAGCAGCGATCGCCATGAGGTCATCGATGGCCTGAAGCAGCGCTGGAGCAGCTTTCGGGGCAATCGGTAGCAGACGGTCTGAAGCCAGGAGCAGTCAGGCCGGTTGATAGCTTGGCTGGATTGCTTCAAAAGGTCTCAGGTGGACATTCAGCTCGGCCGTTCCCGTACTGTGCGCCGCGCCTACGGCATCGATGAAATCGCCCTGGTGCCTGGTGGTCGCACGGTTGATCCGGCCGTCACCGACAGCAGCTGGACCCTGGGCGGAATCACGCGCGAAATTCCGATCATCGCTAGCGCCATGGACGGCGTGGTCGACGTCGGGATGTGCGTCGAGCTGGCCAAACAGGGCGCCCTCGGCGTGCTCAACCTGGAGGGCGTCCAGTGCCGCTACGACGACCCGAACCCCGCCCTGGATCGCATTGCCTCGGTGGGCAAGGAAGAGTTCGTGCCCCTGATGCAGGAGCTCTACAGCCAGCCCGTCCGGGAAGACCTGATCCGGAAGCGCATCAGTGAGATCAAGGAGCGCGGCGGCATTGCCGCAGTGAGCGGCACCCCCGTCGCAGCCTTGAAATTCGGCAAGGCCATCGCTGAGGCCGGCGCTGATCTGTTCTTCGTGCAGGCCACCGTGGTCAGCACCGAACACATCGGACCGGAAGGCCAGGAAAGCCTCGACCTCGAAGCCCTCTGCCGCGATTTCGGCGTTCCCGTGATCATTGGCAACTGCGTCACCTACGACGTCGCCCTGAAACTCATGCGCGCCGGTGCCGCTGGCGTGATGGTGGGCATCGGCCCTGGTGCCGCCTGCACCTCCCGCGGCGTGCTGGGCATCGGCATTCCCCAGGCCACCTCTGTTGCCGACTGTGCAGCGGCCCGCGACGACTACATGAAGGAAAGCGGCCGCTACGTGCCGATCGTTGCCGACGGCGGCATCGTCACCGGCGGTGACATCTGCAAGTGCCTGGCCTGCGGTGCTGATGCGGTGATGATCGGCTCCCCCATTGCCCGCTCGGCGGAAGCTCCCGGACGCGGCTTCCACTGGGGGATGGCCACGCCCAGCCCCGTCCTTCCCCGCGGCACCCGCATCAAGGTGGGGACCACCGGCAGCCTGGAGAAGAT
This DNA window, taken from Synechococcus sp. LTW-R, encodes the following:
- a CDS encoding homocysteine biosynthesis protein; this translates as MSSSPGTIPNRSETELQQWQREGRLQVRSATAFRALAQEQGLEQAYRETHVVVASDAELTQQASLVLHLGPSDPPIRVRQVRFGPAEGHGGHGNTDLLIPMGSGGAPLLSALLKGQRLPLSIGGAPSQQQPKVELETELGLAEIPCGRLLLHRGICENGVVAVSSREGLTPTPWGPVLGPWTSALYSCRGPGSIGLSMPGLQDLGAGSPVLVGGAIGWVSGPGSGHNPATKRSPSGHALGPGACCALQVDLHGLKPSAIRSTRLPDGSSGLLVAIAAPIPLLNRSRAEQLLAPAEALSAPLLDFGIPRRVRPSPASATYAELLSGSIRLGERQLSAAPAHSPRLAEEAAAQLQEMLQSGDFPLRLPLAPLPSDRTVRALN
- a CDS encoding GuaB3 family IMP dehydrogenase-related protein, producing the protein MDIQLGRSRTVRRAYGIDEIALVPGGRTVDPAVTDSSWTLGGITREIPIIASAMDGVVDVGMCVELAKQGALGVLNLEGVQCRYDDPNPALDRIASVGKEEFVPLMQELYSQPVREDLIRKRISEIKERGGIAAVSGTPVAALKFGKAIAEAGADLFFVQATVVSTEHIGPEGQESLDLEALCRDFGVPVIIGNCVTYDVALKLMRAGAAGVMVGIGPGAACTSRGVLGIGIPQATSVADCAAARDDYMKESGRYVPIVADGGIVTGGDICKCLACGADAVMIGSPIARSAEAPGRGFHWGMATPSPVLPRGTRIKVGTTGSLEKILRGPASLDDGTQNLLGCIKTSMGTLGARTLKEMQQVEVVVAPSLLTEGKVYQKAQQLGMGK
- a CDS encoding CAAD domain-containing protein, producing MADAAAPQPDAEQQPELEALETGASEATPDLSETVAAEADAPADVIQAEPIVEVVEEKQEEAPPVPAAVLEEPAAPEPEPEPANVWTPQVASTTDVPASPAAVSSEGEGGEWELLVEKVKQWIASGQIQQQWETARTPITLLAGLIGVLLVLRVYSALLGVVESLPLLPGLLELVGVISVVRFSLTRLVKSSDRHEVIDGLKQRWSSFRGNR